The proteins below are encoded in one region of Clostridium pasteurianum DSM 525 = ATCC 6013:
- a CDS encoding response regulator transcription factor: MRKILIIEDDLSIAELQKDYLELNNFEVSICKDGVDGLNVLKNGDFDLLILDLMLPGLDGYSILRSIEQEKDIPVLLVSAKKEEIDKIKGLTLGADDYITKPFNPSELVARVKSHITNYERIKNKFNKPEKSNRIVIRGLELDKDSRQVFINGNEVTLAQKEFDLLLYMAENPNKVFSREDLFEAIWGLDSLGDNATVTVHVRRIREKIESSPSDPQYIETVWGAGYRLRV, from the coding sequence ATGAGAAAAATTTTAATAATTGAAGATGATTTAAGTATAGCAGAACTTCAGAAGGATTATCTTGAACTTAACAATTTTGAAGTTTCTATTTGCAAAGACGGTGTAGATGGATTAAACGTATTAAAAAATGGTGATTTTGACCTATTAATCCTGGATTTAATGCTTCCAGGTCTTGATGGATACAGTATTCTGAGGAGCATAGAGCAGGAAAAAGATATTCCTGTACTTTTAGTTTCTGCTAAAAAAGAAGAAATTGATAAAATTAAAGGTCTCACCTTAGGTGCAGATGATTACATAACAAAACCCTTTAATCCAAGTGAACTGGTGGCCAGGGTTAAATCTCACATAACCAACTATGAAAGAATAAAAAACAAATTTAATAAGCCTGAAAAATCAAATAGGATTGTTATAAGAGGTCTTGAGCTGGATAAGGATTCAAGACAGGTATTCATAAATGGAAATGAAGTGACTCTAGCTCAAAAAGAATTTGACCTGCTTTTGTACATGGCAGAAAATCCAAACAAAGTCTTCAGCAGAGAAGATCTCTTTGAGGCCATATGGGGACTTGATTCTCTTGGAGACAACGCTACCGTTACAGTTCATGTAAGAAGGATAAGAGAAAAAATAGAATCTTCTCCTTCGGACCCTCAATATATAGAGACAGTATGGGGTGCGGGTTACAGACTTAGAGTGTAA